AACTTTGGCCGGCTGCGGCGCTAATCGGAGGGGATGGCCGGCCTTGCGCAAGTCGCCGGTTTGGGCATCCAGCTCGAAAGGACCAAAGCGTAAGCCAGCATTTTCTTCAGGAACCTGCTTCAAGACACCGCTCCCGAGGCGGCACATTATAAGCGGAAACGCGCTTACCTTGGCGGCGATTCTCTTCTCTCTCAGCAGCTTAGCTGCTCACCAATCGCTCACTTAATTCTTATCAGCCGCGCATTGACGGCCTTTTCAAGGGGCCTGACCCTGCGATTGCCGAAGGGCGGTCCTGCACCCGCGCTCCGGCGTGCAAAAAAATAGGAGGGGTTATGAAGACCAGAGCTTTACCTTACGCAAGTTTGTTAGCGCTATTGCTCGCGGGAGCCTTGGCGGTGGCGCAGAGTGTTGTAACGACCATTCCCCTTGGGGAGCCGTTTGGCGCGGGAACGTTTGCAATAGCCGTTAACCCACGTACCAACACCATATACGCCACTAATCCGGGAGCGCTGTCCAGCCCTGTTGGACTGGATTGCGATTCGCATGATGTCTCGGTCATCGATGGCTCGACAAACACGGTGTTAAGCCCGGTCTCGGTCGGCCTTAATCCATTCGGCATAGCGGTCAACCCAAAGACGAACAAGATCTACGTGGCCAACGCTGGTGGCGTCGGTTTTGACTCCTGTTCAAGCGAGCCGTCTTATGACGTCTCCGTCATAGATGGAGCCACAAACAAGGTAGTCAATAACATCACCGTCGGCTTGGGCCCGGGCTTTATCGCGGTCAATCAGAAAACCAACAAAATATACGTGACACTCACCGGCGGCTGCTGCGCCGACGGGAATACCGTCGCCGTGATCGACGGCTCAACCGATGCGGTAGTAAAGACCATCGCGGTTGACCTTGACCCTTTTATCGTAGCCGTCAATCCACGCACCAACCTGGTTTACGTCACGCACGCGGGCGACAAGATCACGGTGATAGATGGCGCGACGGATACCGTCAAGACCACCTTCTCCATAGGTAGTGAGGCGCGGGCGATCGCCTTCGATCCCAGCGGCAAGTTCGCGTACATCGCCGCCAGGAACATCAATCAGCTTGCCGTCGTCAAGACGTCGAACAACGCAGTGGTTCAGTACATCCCCGTAGGCCGCCGTCCGCATGGCGTGGTGTTCAATCCTGCCGACGGAAGGATTTACGTCACCAACCGCAA
Above is a genomic segment from Terriglobales bacterium containing:
- a CDS encoding YncE family protein yields the protein MKTRALPYASLLALLLAGALAVAQSVVTTIPLGEPFGAGTFAIAVNPRTNTIYATNPGALSSPVGLDCDSHDVSVIDGSTNTVLSPVSVGLNPFGIAVNPKTNKIYVANAGGVGFDSCSSEPSYDVSVIDGATNKVVNNITVGLGPGFIAVNQKTNKIYVTLTGGCCADGNTVAVIDGSTDAVVKTIAVDLDPFIVAVNPRTNLVYVTHAGDKITVIDGATDTVKTTFSIGSEARAIAFDPSGKFAYIAARNINQLAVVKTSNNAVVQYIPVGRRPHGVVFNPADGRIYVTNRNDGTVSVIDSSTRTVVAIIPVGGFPRFLELNRRTDLLYVPNATDASVSVIQDEE